Proteins encoded within one genomic window of Enterococcus haemoperoxidus ATCC BAA-382:
- a CDS encoding ABC transporter permease, which produces MKKIGLFVLLLLLIVSSIFVGVKDISLTQLFQWDSQQQLVLLTTRLPRTISLVIAGSTISISGLIMQHLTQNKFVSPSTAGTMDSARLGILVVMILFPSAPLLFRSFIAFLFAFGGTLIFIYLTRFLPAKNQVMIPLIGVMFGNIIGSVATFFAYQFQLVQNMSSWLQGNFSTVMKGNYELLYLTIPLLIITYLFAYRFTVVGMGEDMATNLGLNYQRIQLFGLGIVALSSAVVLIMVGNIPFLGVIVPNLVSMRYGDHMKNTLAITAVGGSIFLLACDVLARVVIAPYEVPVSVVVGVLGSFIFIALLMRRKTA; this is translated from the coding sequence ATGAAAAAAATAGGCCTATTTGTTCTCTTACTCCTTTTGATTGTATCATCGATTTTTGTCGGGGTGAAAGATATTTCTCTGACACAATTATTTCAATGGGATTCACAGCAACAATTAGTATTGTTAACAACACGATTACCACGAACGATTAGTTTGGTAATCGCTGGAAGTACGATCAGTATTTCTGGTTTGATCATGCAACATCTAACACAGAATAAATTTGTTTCGCCAAGTACAGCAGGTACGATGGATAGCGCACGTTTAGGAATTTTAGTCGTGATGATTCTTTTTCCCAGTGCACCGTTATTATTCCGGTCTTTTATCGCATTCTTGTTTGCTTTTGGCGGTACATTGATTTTTATCTATTTAACACGGTTTTTACCTGCAAAAAATCAAGTCATGATTCCGCTGATTGGTGTGATGTTTGGAAATATCATTGGTTCGGTGGCAACATTTTTTGCGTATCAATTTCAATTAGTTCAGAATATGTCTTCATGGCTGCAGGGAAACTTCTCTACAGTGATGAAGGGAAATTATGAATTACTTTATCTGACGATTCCTTTATTGATCATCACCTATCTTTTTGCGTATCGCTTTACAGTTGTCGGTATGGGGGAAGATATGGCAACCAATCTGGGATTAAATTATCAGCGTATCCAATTATTTGGGTTAGGGATTGTGGCTTTATCTAGTGCGGTTGTTTTGATCATGGTGGGAAATATTCCATTTTTAGGCGTGATCGTTCCTAATCTGGTGTCGATGCGTTATGGCGATCATATGAAAAATACGTTGGCAATCACAGCAGTTGGTGGAAGTATCTTTTTATTAGCTTGTGATGTTTTAGCTCGTGTCGTGATTGCACCATATGAAGTGCCTGTCAGCGTTGTTGTCGGTGTGCTTGGCAGCTTTATCTTTATCGCATTATTGATGAGGAGGAAAACAGCATGA
- a CDS encoding YueI family protein produces the protein MAQDDLQKHLDNAMYGTPLLKPEEQRKYMGTFRERCYLTMTITQMKNTEDKRNFLNELTKHPDATVLLNGAMAIDLQSSYIKLINEQKVKFTVVNDFVENTPDALGLVLTAKEAVNEETIDVELKYPKQTSVNQTEQPKRKFWHRLFH, from the coding sequence ATGGCACAAGATGACTTACAGAAACATTTAGATAATGCAATGTATGGCACCCCGCTACTGAAACCCGAAGAACAGCGGAAATATATGGGAACATTCCGCGAAAGATGCTATCTGACGATGACAATAACACAGATGAAAAATACTGAGGATAAACGTAATTTCTTAAACGAACTCACAAAACATCCTGATGCTACGGTCCTTTTAAACGGGGCAATGGCTATTGATTTGCAATCGTCTTATATCAAGCTGATCAATGAGCAAAAAGTAAAATTTACAGTGGTCAATGATTTTGTTGAGAATACACCAGATGCTTTAGGGCTAGTGTTAACGGCAAAAGAGGCGGTAAATGAAGAAACGATCGATGTTGAGCTAAAGTATCCTAAGCAAACTTCAGTAAATCAAACAGAGCAACCTAAGAGAAAGTTCTGGCATAGATTGTTTCATTGA
- the lepB gene encoding signal peptidase I, translating to MKNDERKNRKRKKQCRQVVIKKKVKEKSKNVQEKAKKKKAPDVALTHKPRKKKKAVKKKIKAVKKSSKQAYWKKVKMLLLEMVLAIISTATILLFFFNFFYAILKVEGYAMIPTIHGGDWVFVDKKKKIRSFDLIYFEIPNSKEKYIRRVIAMPGETVVYRDDTLIINGEIKDETFIGEQIAESKELKTTFTEDFTATTLTGHGEIPKEKFLVLGDNRSYATDSRYFGLVDKKDIIGVVTTRIWPMYKIENLDYRMIN from the coding sequence GTGAAAAATGATGAACGGAAGAATCGAAAAAGAAAAAAGCAATGTAGACAAGTTGTAATTAAAAAGAAAGTGAAAGAAAAAAGTAAAAATGTACAGGAAAAAGCAAAAAAGAAAAAGGCTCCGGATGTTGCGCTTACACATAAACCTCGCAAAAAGAAAAAGGCTGTTAAGAAGAAAATAAAAGCAGTAAAAAAGAGTAGTAAACAGGCCTACTGGAAAAAAGTAAAGATGTTACTACTTGAAATGGTGTTGGCAATTATTAGCACAGCAACAATACTTCTCTTTTTTTTCAATTTTTTTTATGCAATACTTAAAGTTGAAGGATATGCAATGATTCCAACGATACACGGAGGAGATTGGGTGTTTGTGGATAAGAAAAAGAAAATTCGTTCATTTGACTTAATTTATTTTGAAATACCAAACTCAAAAGAGAAATACATTAGACGCGTGATTGCAATGCCGGGTGAAACAGTTGTTTATAGGGATGATACCTTAATAATTAATGGTGAAATAAAAGATGAAACGTTTATTGGTGAGCAAATAGCTGAATCTAAAGAATTGAAAACAACATTTACAGAAGACTTTACTGCGACTACGTTAACGGGACATGGGGAAATTCCCAAGGAGAAATTTTTGGTATTAGGTGATAATCGTTCATATGCAACGGACAGCCGATATTTTGGTTTAGTCGATAAAAAGGACATAATTGGGGTAGTAACAACCAGAATTTGGCCTATGTATAAAATTGAAAATCTAGATTATCGCATGATTAATTGA
- a CDS encoding DUF916 and DUF3324 domain-containing protein, producing MKRQKNKWLVYLSFFLVGITITFSQTGYANEKKDESGAAGFVYELQFPENQQQEVGYFDLKMQPGQQQTVQILVKNYSDEDIAVNVKLNGAKTNMNGVLEYGPTALENDASLKYDFTDLVKAPESIEVPKESEKMLDFMITMPESSYDGVIVGGIQLQKQDDANKPKQEGTAIINKYAYVVAMVLQESDVKVQPELELNKVVAGQSNYRNAVFIDASNTKANFLNDLTLEAQIMPLKSDEVLYETKKKSMRMAPNSNIKFPVSMGGEKMVPGKYRAHVLATSGKKKWEWTKEFSISNEEADKFNEEDLGLVQARGINWKLVAMVIASVMSVLIVIFIGIRIVNKRRAKKKKELSMIKKRKKRTE from the coding sequence ATGAAAAGGCAAAAAAATAAATGGTTGGTCTATCTTAGTTTTTTCTTAGTTGGGATTACAATCACTTTTTCTCAAACTGGGTATGCTAATGAAAAGAAAGATGAGAGTGGCGCAGCAGGGTTTGTTTATGAGCTACAATTTCCTGAAAATCAACAACAAGAAGTGGGATATTTTGACTTAAAAATGCAACCTGGACAACAACAAACAGTTCAAATATTAGTGAAAAATTATAGTGATGAAGATATAGCAGTTAATGTCAAGTTGAATGGTGCTAAAACGAATATGAATGGCGTATTAGAATATGGGCCGACAGCTCTAGAAAATGATGCATCATTAAAATATGATTTCACAGATTTAGTAAAAGCACCAGAAAGTATTGAAGTACCCAAAGAATCAGAGAAGATGTTAGATTTTATGATTACTATGCCAGAATCTTCTTATGACGGAGTGATTGTTGGGGGAATTCAATTACAGAAACAAGATGATGCAAATAAGCCAAAGCAAGAAGGAACAGCGATCATTAATAAGTATGCTTATGTTGTAGCAATGGTACTTCAAGAAAGTGATGTCAAAGTTCAGCCAGAGCTAGAATTAAACAAGGTAGTTGCTGGACAATCAAATTATCGTAATGCAGTGTTTATTGATGCATCCAACACTAAAGCTAATTTTCTAAATGATCTTACTTTAGAAGCTCAAATCATGCCCTTGAAGAGTGACGAAGTGTTATATGAAACGAAAAAAAAATCTATGAGAATGGCACCTAACTCTAATATCAAGTTCCCTGTAAGTATGGGAGGAGAAAAGATGGTACCTGGTAAATATCGAGCTCATGTATTGGCAACCTCAGGCAAAAAAAAATGGGAATGGACCAAAGAATTCAGTATTTCTAATGAAGAAGCAGATAAATTTAATGAGGAAGATCTTGGCTTGGTACAAGCTCGTGGTATTAATTGGAAGTTAGTTGCAATGGTTATAGCTAGTGTAATGAGTGTATTAATTGTGATTTTTATTGGTATTCGCATAGTGAATAAACGCAGAGCAAAAAAAAAGAAAGAACTTTCAATGATCAAGAAAAGAAAAAAAAGGACTGAGTGA
- a CDS encoding WxL domain-containing protein, whose amino-acid sequence MKVKTLCKAALLSVIAIGVAVPTATNAAEHTTTGKGKINYTQDTGDNKDIDPENPKDSVDPKNPDDVTDNDTFGAITIDRVTTLNFPPQKIGVYTEPQVYSANAVSMTNSAGVDVTRGNYVAWTDKRGGNDHKYQIKAKMTKQFTLAGSDTDTLKGATIDYRYGLLNSDMVTTSWPATTAVLDFQLAEGAAESALVFDNNDSTGVEGLGTYTAEFGQSDLDMKNEKGEAAKGSIKDGVKLTVPAGINISEGDYEAEITWSIEFSPAATPEA is encoded by the coding sequence ATGAAAGTAAAAACACTATGTAAAGCAGCATTATTATCAGTAATAGCTATTGGGGTAGCGGTACCAACTGCTACCAATGCAGCAGAACACACAACAACAGGAAAGGGGAAAATTAACTATACACAGGATACTGGCGATAATAAAGATATTGACCCAGAAAATCCCAAAGACAGTGTAGATCCTAAAAATCCTGATGATGTTACTGACAACGATACGTTTGGTGCAATTACAATTGATCGTGTAACAACGTTAAATTTCCCACCACAAAAAATTGGTGTTTATACAGAACCTCAAGTTTATTCGGCTAATGCGGTCTCTATGACTAATTCAGCTGGTGTAGATGTAACTCGTGGTAACTATGTTGCTTGGACAGATAAGCGTGGAGGAAACGATCACAAATATCAAATTAAAGCAAAAATGACGAAGCAATTTACATTAGCAGGAAGCGATACTGATACGTTAAAAGGTGCAACGATTGATTATCGTTATGGATTATTGAATTCTGACATGGTTACTACAAGTTGGCCGGCTACAACAGCTGTTCTTGACTTCCAATTAGCTGAAGGGGCTGCTGAATCAGCATTAGTGTTTGATAACAATGATTCAACTGGCGTAGAAGGATTAGGAACTTATACAGCTGAATTTGGTCAATCTGATTTAGATATGAAAAATGAAAAAGGTGAAGCTGCCAAAGGTTCAATTAAAGATGGTGTGAAACTTACTGTACCAGCTGGAATCAATATTAGTGAAGGCGACTATGAAGCTGAAATTACTTGGTCTATTGAATTTTCACCAGCAGCAACTCCTGAAGCTTAA
- a CDS encoding WxL domain-containing protein, with product MGKKFVLSIVCVVAFLIAQAQSHFAEEHEITSKGTIKMKGQLPKDPVDPEHPEKPVDPGPGPSTDGLLRFDFAPKLKFGHNKITKTDRKFYANAQLFHDGTEARGNYIQVTDSRPGIKGWELQVRQEQQFTTLEGAKSTEKELKGASLSFDNIWVNSVTSSLDTAPEISKDTIMVDKQATTFPLATAQSGQGKGQWVIIFGASQSNPRNQKVTLEPKVDEFGTPVLDSEFENQQVYDNHSIFLTVPNETNIQAVQYQTELTWVLAELP from the coding sequence ATGGGAAAAAAATTTGTATTATCAATAGTCTGTGTTGTTGCATTTTTGATAGCTCAAGCACAATCCCATTTTGCCGAAGAACATGAAATAACTTCTAAAGGAACTATTAAGATGAAGGGGCAATTACCTAAAGATCCAGTAGATCCAGAGCATCCTGAAAAACCGGTAGATCCTGGACCAGGACCTTCAACTGATGGATTATTACGCTTTGATTTTGCTCCGAAATTGAAATTTGGACACAATAAAATTACCAAGACAGATCGTAAATTTTACGCCAATGCTCAATTGTTCCATGATGGGACAGAAGCTAGAGGGAATTATATTCAGGTGACAGATTCTCGTCCCGGAATTAAAGGTTGGGAACTGCAAGTTCGCCAAGAACAACAATTTACAACCCTAGAAGGAGCTAAAAGCACAGAGAAAGAATTAAAAGGTGCATCACTATCTTTTGATAATATATGGGTCAATTCTGTTACTAGTTCTTTGGATACAGCACCAGAGATATCCAAAGATACTATTATGGTAGACAAACAAGCAACTACATTCCCGCTTGCAACTGCTCAATCAGGGCAGGGGAAAGGACAATGGGTCATTATTTTTGGCGCCTCTCAAAGTAATCCTCGAAATCAAAAAGTTACATTGGAGCCGAAGGTTGATGAATTTGGCACACCAGTATTGGATTCAGAATTTGAAAACCAGCAAGTTTATGATAACCATTCAATTTTTTTAACCGTACCAAATGAAACAAATATTCAAGCGGTACAATATCAAACGGAGTTGACTTGGGTATTAGCCGAGTTGCCTTAA
- a CDS encoding isopeptide-forming domain-containing fimbrial protein, with the protein MLKNKKIQFLIAIVVAVSLIFFQNVFSNNYKLQAKISADSSVSDNKLFGVPYLTDNPSDRGKMLTEYDADKTIILGKTNITSLPGEYSFIPRWTESVAGKNIGTEVLNNGFTEVANAGNGFTGKVYQYSPEDFESKKPANLTYTNVGVFKGKWIDMRLTVTNVEKNSGFNARGTSSKGLLIGGTKNHFNQVRLTKSESTKEDQYPTVELTYEYLEHGTENKVEVTGYNVFADVDYRESILVDEKKMNLQNLIMSEDTKLSFKKTDGLLHLMPFIPGVNALEDLANREEAKLSWAAYTFGPTSGYPIIFRMSDSTTMADNEGLLPFETDNPNKVGYDNESTDNEKNVEYSVYQYTPNNGKNYRYNSFTWLDPIHNAIKVEKATDIKLKFGQTQEDLPAKYYNVTIDRDVNVPAVSADPEKGVLAEPAGVRDVIRVEFTEAFMTDKDANGNLLMYGEMLEMDIKGTLNSENRLALQSTYSASEKAFVIPNRSELHYTDNISVTGDKKKIISSNTAYSKIKTGEEVQTFVSKKVVNKTAEDNKRPATDNAKVGDILNYEMEVKNLSLVPTNVWKKVTIFDEIESSLDIDTSTIEVTKNGTTEKHPEYYDANNRKLSLPKQDIKAEDTSNLKINFSATINFSASGKKVDNWVYANGVDSLGNPVKDKDNALLAQKVENLIPPTITLNETEGVSTGEAKILSGTFNDPDSESITMYYQVDSGEPVKIVPEYINSPKNNDNSYQFTIPGEKLSHGPHKIIVYGIDSEKLKSNELVYTLKDGELNFISAPKVINFGIKAFDAKVTRIDNPSYDNDLVISDGRGLLDTWTLTAKLNGDMHLVGDVSKVLPDAIRYVYNGQEYKLSNSAIPIMVRKNDNHNAYNISDSWGNKKNDDGFKLEVLPGDVQSLGDYEAEIIWELSATPGATPP; encoded by the coding sequence ATGCTGAAAAACAAAAAAATCCAATTTTTGATCGCTATTGTAGTAGCAGTTAGCCTTATCTTTTTCCAAAATGTCTTTTCCAATAACTATAAACTCCAAGCAAAGATATCCGCAGATAGCTCAGTAAGTGATAATAAGCTATTTGGAGTCCCTTATTTGACCGATAATCCAAGTGATCGTGGAAAAATGCTTACAGAATACGATGCAGATAAAACTATTATCTTAGGAAAGACAAATATTACATCTTTGCCGGGAGAATACAGTTTTATACCGCGTTGGACGGAAAGTGTTGCTGGTAAAAATATAGGTACAGAGGTATTAAATAACGGGTTTACAGAAGTTGCCAACGCTGGGAATGGATTTACTGGTAAGGTGTACCAATATTCCCCAGAGGATTTTGAATCGAAAAAACCGGCAAATCTAACGTACACTAATGTTGGGGTATTTAAAGGGAAATGGATTGATATGCGTCTCACGGTTACTAATGTTGAAAAAAATAGTGGGTTTAATGCGAGAGGGACTTCTTCTAAAGGGTTATTAATCGGTGGAACAAAAAACCACTTTAATCAAGTACGATTAACGAAATCAGAAAGCACTAAAGAAGATCAATACCCAACTGTAGAATTGACTTATGAATACTTAGAACATGGAACAGAGAATAAAGTTGAAGTAACGGGTTACAATGTTTTTGCGGATGTAGATTACCGTGAAAGTATTTTAGTAGATGAAAAGAAAATGAATTTACAAAATCTTATCATGTCAGAAGACACCAAATTAAGTTTTAAAAAGACAGATGGATTACTACATCTGATGCCATTTATCCCAGGCGTAAATGCTCTCGAAGATCTAGCTAATCGTGAAGAAGCTAAATTATCTTGGGCAGCATACACATTTGGTCCAACATCGGGTTATCCGATAATTTTTCGAATGTCAGATAGTACAACGATGGCGGATAATGAAGGATTATTGCCCTTTGAAACAGATAATCCTAATAAAGTAGGATATGACAATGAAAGTACTGATAATGAAAAAAATGTGGAATATTCCGTTTATCAATATACACCAAACAATGGGAAAAACTATCGTTATAATTCATTTACATGGTTAGATCCCATTCATAATGCCATTAAAGTTGAAAAAGCAACTGATATTAAGCTTAAATTTGGACAAACTCAAGAAGATTTACCAGCTAAATATTACAATGTTACGATCGATCGCGATGTAAACGTGCCAGCGGTATCGGCAGATCCAGAAAAAGGAGTACTAGCAGAACCAGCAGGTGTGAGAGATGTTATTCGTGTAGAGTTTACAGAAGCCTTTATGACAGATAAAGATGCCAATGGAAATTTGTTGATGTATGGTGAAATGTTGGAGATGGACATAAAAGGAACATTGAATTCTGAGAATCGACTGGCACTACAATCGACATACTCAGCTTCTGAAAAAGCATTTGTCATACCGAATAGATCAGAGTTGCATTATACAGATAATATTTCTGTTACAGGGGATAAGAAAAAAATTATTTCTAGTAATACGGCCTATTCTAAAATTAAAACTGGAGAAGAAGTTCAAACTTTTGTTTCTAAAAAAGTGGTAAACAAGACAGCTGAAGACAACAAGCGACCCGCAACGGATAACGCAAAAGTCGGCGACATTTTGAACTATGAAATGGAAGTTAAAAACCTTTCACTTGTCCCAACGAATGTTTGGAAAAAGGTCACGATTTTTGATGAAATCGAATCGTCTTTAGATATTGATACTAGCACAATTGAAGTTACCAAAAATGGCACAACTGAGAAACATCCAGAATATTATGATGCGAATAATCGTAAATTGAGCTTGCCAAAACAAGATATAAAAGCTGAGGATACGTCTAATTTGAAAATCAATTTTTCAGCAACAATCAACTTTTCAGCTTCAGGGAAAAAGGTTGATAACTGGGTTTATGCTAATGGAGTAGATTCACTCGGTAATCCTGTCAAAGACAAGGACAACGCTTTGTTAGCTCAAAAAGTCGAAAACTTAATTCCACCAACCATTACATTGAACGAAACAGAAGGTGTATCAACTGGTGAAGCGAAAATATTATCCGGAACATTCAACGATCCTGATTCTGAGAGTATCACAATGTATTACCAAGTAGACAGTGGAGAACCTGTTAAGATTGTTCCAGAGTATATCAATTCGCCTAAAAATAATGATAATTCTTACCAATTTACAATACCAGGGGAAAAATTATCTCATGGTCCTCATAAAATAATTGTCTATGGTATAGATAGTGAGAAGTTAAAATCAAATGAATTGGTTTATACGTTAAAAGATGGAGAGTTAAATTTTATTTCCGCACCAAAGGTAATCAATTTCGGAATCAAAGCGTTTGATGCTAAAGTTACGAGAATAGATAATCCTTCTTATGATAACGATTTAGTTATTTCTGATGGAAGAGGACTGTTGGATACATGGACATTGACAGCTAAATTAAACGGAGATATGCATTTAGTGGGTGATGTAAGTAAGGTTTTACCAGATGCGATCCGATATGTCTATAATGGACAAGAATATAAGTTAAGTAATTCAGCTATACCTATTATGGTCCGTAAAAATGATAATCATAATGCTTATAATATAAGTGATTCTTGGGGGAATAAAAAGAATGATGATGGTTTCAAGTTAGAAGTTTTGCCAGGAGATGTTCAGTCACTAGGCGATTATGAAGCGGAGATTATTTGGGAACTATCTGCTACGCCAGGCGCAACACCACCGTAA
- a CDS encoding pectate lyase-like adhesive domain-containing protein: MKSISLKSTVTKAVILGALIAPTVLPLAAHANEGSSVVATENAKQVNTFEQLKAALADASVSAIEVTGDITFPRAITGVPIRDVKMYSTTGAKIDLGKHYIHGKISSKEKGTFTLEGVEVVGYRKLATFFKGSNGWDFVSKDNTFDGETLVQLNNGTLTFEGTNTIDAEDEIGWVAHVVFKEGSELNGIAANSGHDRSAFKFKGTYENGWQGTVTVESTASVILNVKNQARSAFNGKINQINLQSDSRLKIETEGTGLAFDKSIHHKTAPVLNVGENADLDIHSKGASKGIKPTIDLAQPGSQINVAKGAYVYITGEGTQGIVFSAPGSSINVNEVVEFELGNKTLGSPVFSTKKNQGNLTFAFQNQDKIEAYSDYNTLTKEWSVTEATTSIANGSTQSVDSAVADFNSEFQVQNFGRIIITQPTT; the protein is encoded by the coding sequence ATGAAAAGTATTTCATTAAAATCAACAGTAACAAAAGCAGTAATTTTAGGAGCATTGATCGCCCCGACAGTTTTACCACTAGCAGCGCATGCTAACGAAGGTTCATCTGTTGTGGCTACAGAAAATGCGAAACAAGTAAACACATTTGAACAATTGAAAGCGGCACTGGCAGACGCTTCAGTATCTGCAATTGAAGTAACAGGGGACATTACTTTCCCAAGAGCTATCACAGGTGTACCAATTCGAGATGTCAAAATGTATTCAACAACAGGGGCAAAAATTGATCTTGGTAAACATTACATTCACGGTAAAATTTCAAGTAAAGAAAAAGGTACGTTCACTTTAGAAGGTGTAGAAGTTGTCGGTTATCGTAAATTAGCTACTTTCTTCAAAGGGAGTAATGGTTGGGACTTCGTATCAAAAGACAATACCTTTGATGGTGAAACGTTAGTTCAATTGAATAACGGAACATTAACGTTTGAAGGAACAAACACAATTGATGCAGAAGATGAAATCGGTTGGGTTGCACATGTTGTCTTTAAAGAAGGTTCTGAATTAAATGGTATTGCTGCTAATAGTGGCCATGATCGTAGCGCATTTAAATTCAAAGGGACTTATGAAAATGGTTGGCAAGGAACTGTAACGGTTGAGAGCACTGCATCAGTAATTTTAAATGTAAAAAACCAAGCACGCTCTGCATTTAATGGCAAAATCAACCAAATTAATTTACAAAGTGATTCTAGACTAAAAATTGAAACAGAAGGAACTGGGTTAGCATTTGATAAATCAATTCACCACAAAACGGCTCCTGTTTTAAACGTAGGTGAAAATGCAGATCTGGATATTCACTCAAAAGGCGCAAGTAAAGGAATAAAGCCAACAATTGATCTTGCACAACCAGGTTCTCAAATTAATGTTGCTAAAGGAGCATATGTTTATATTACAGGTGAAGGAACACAAGGTATTGTTTTTTCAGCACCTGGTTCATCAATCAATGTGAACGAAGTAGTAGAATTTGAATTAGGTAACAAAACATTAGGTTCACCAGTTTTCAGCACTAAAAAGAACCAAGGGAATCTAACGTTTGCTTTCCAAAATCAAGATAAAATTGAAGCATATAGTGACTACAATACGCTAACTAAAGAATGGTCTGTAACGGAAGCGACAACGAGCATTGCTAATGGTTCAACACAATCAGTTGACTCTGCGGTAGCAGACTTTAACAGTGAATTCCAAGTTCAAAACTTTGGTAGAATCATCATTACACAACCTACAACATAA
- a CDS encoding winged helix-turn-helix transcriptional regulator translates to MYKIGYVALTTTTEKDYMNTLKVTYENVHSIEHEQVMLKKSNELDVIIIQDDDNQYVGNICEMIIHLRKSSDTLVWIISEHLTKANRSVYPRLGADGIAGNECEPDELVQLITNALNRYRSRLNFSKQNGKLVSRRNQLNTVVGLELVPSNFSVMIDDNEIDLTKLEYLALEYLHQNVGRAVSYDEIYQNVWKDDVADRKYRVSNLIFHLRKKIEKNEKAPMYIKTVRSKGYMLVI, encoded by the coding sequence ATGTATAAAATTGGATATGTTGCATTGACTACCACAACAGAAAAAGACTATATGAATACCCTAAAAGTTACATATGAAAATGTTCATAGTATTGAGCACGAACAAGTGATGTTAAAAAAATCAAATGAATTAGATGTGATTATCATTCAAGATGATGACAATCAATACGTAGGAAATATCTGTGAAATGATCATTCATTTAAGAAAAAGCTCAGATACATTGGTGTGGATTATTTCAGAGCATTTAACAAAAGCTAATCGCAGTGTTTACCCAAGATTAGGAGCGGATGGAATTGCAGGGAATGAATGTGAACCCGATGAGTTAGTTCAGTTGATTACTAATGCATTGAATCGCTATAGGAGCCGACTTAACTTTTCAAAACAAAATGGTAAGTTGGTATCTAGAAGAAATCAATTAAATACAGTTGTAGGATTAGAACTTGTTCCTAGTAATTTTAGTGTAATGATTGATGATAATGAAATTGATTTGACTAAACTTGAGTATCTAGCGCTAGAATATCTTCACCAAAATGTTGGACGAGCAGTCAGTTACGATGAAATTTATCAAAATGTTTGGAAAGACGATGTTGCGGATCGAAAATATCGAGTATCAAACTTAATCTTTCATTTGCGCAAAAAAATCGAAAAAAATGAAAAGGCGCCAATGTATATCAAAACTGTTCGATCCAAAGGCTATATGTTAGTTATTTAG